In the Anolis sagrei isolate rAnoSag1 chromosome 1, rAnoSag1.mat, whole genome shotgun sequence genome, aatcactgTGTAAAAAAGGTGTATGTGTCTATGAAAGAGAGACAATTCAGAGACTGGATGATTATGAGCTAGAGCAAGAGTGAAGTAAACGTCACACAAACTGGCCAGATACTTTGCCGTAACTCTGATAAAATTATCTTAGTTGGGTCTCAGTGATCAGAAAGTTTATAACAGACTGAGATCTGAATATTTTTACTTCAACATGCTCCACGTCGGAGTGAAATTATGATCcatcaaaaacaataaaaacaaaaaacaaatcctGGATCATTTTGTTTGACTCTCAAGTATATGAACTGCTCCATGTTTTTTTGGAGCAGTCAGCCATCATTATTCTTTTCCCAATAATTAATGAAATAGCTGTCATACAAGCATACCATAAATAACATACTCATTATCAATGCGAACTTGATTGAGGCAAAATGATCATAAGGAttataatttattgttgttcCTTCTTTTTGTGTATCTGTGCTTCAATTCAACCTAACTTCATTTATAAAACAAAAATCTTCTTTTCTATATAGATCAGGAGTGGGCAAAATGTGGCTATGCAAATGTTGGCTTACCAGCAGTTCTCACCAATGACTAGTATGATGGCAAGCGCTAACAGACATTACCAAATAtacaacatttgggggggggggggggaggctgcacTTTGTCCAGCGCTGATACACATCAAAAGCTACTAGTAGTCTGATTCAATTAACATACTATTATAATTTAACTATGAACAACCTGCAACACAGAGTCTGCAGATCTCTATATCAAAACGAAAGATAAGCACATGTAGGAACTTTCTGAGCTGTTCCTTTCGTGAAAGGGATAATTACCACAGTCAGTGTGTTGAAGCCAGCTCTTCCCAGTAGATGTCCCAAGTCACTGACAGCAGTAAAAGGAGACACGTGTGGGGCAAATCCACCTTCCCTTTCCAGTTCGGCCAGCTGCAAAGAGCAGCGAAGCTCATATAATGTGTCTCCCCCGAACATAGAGCCAACAAATACTCCATCAGGTTTAAGGACTCGATGTACCTAAAATAAGTCACAATAATGAAGTCATGcattactatttttttctttgaagtaACATATAATTTTTGATCCTAAGGCAACCTAAGATCCAACCGGAGTACATCTTTCTAATTTCAATGTCATGGAAGGAACTTCATCAAACCCAATGAACAAAAGTATAACATATGGAGTTAAACTATAGAATTAGTTTACCCTCATCCCCACTTTGTCAATTAATGCCAAACTCAATCATTTAAAAACCCACTGTTCCGTTAAGATTATTCACAGCAATAAAAGAGAAAgctgtattatttttttaatagggATATTAATCATTGTACTTACCTCATGTAGTGCTTTGGGAAGATCATTTACCCAATGCAAGCTAAAAAGAATTTATGTTAAAATGTGTTAAAAGTAAGTATAAGGTATTTCTCTTTTTACAAAAGTCAGACAGGCTATTATATGAGCACAATGCAAGCCCCATTATATTTGATGGAGTTTGTTCCTGGTTAGTATGGACATGACTGTAGCCTTAAGACTTTGAAAAACACTTTAgggaagtcacactttctcaacctcagaggaagacaaaggacagttcctctgaataaatcttgacaagaaaaagcaccctaagtctgaaatgacttgaaagcacacaaaaacaacaataatcctaattagTCATTAATAATACCTTTTTTGGAAAGTGAGATGTTAAAAACATATTTGCGCCCCCAAGAGGCTTAGCCTATCAAATTTTGGTCCTTTACTCCTTAGAAGTTGTGCAAACCTGGTCTATGAGATCAGCAGCCATCAAAAGCTGTGCCTAGTCACCAAAGCAGACCTCAAAGTCAGCATTCACTAACTGCAATAAGATGCAgccttaaaaaaaggaaagagttaTCCTTATCAAACTACACAAGAAAAGCACATTGTGTGCttttttcttgtgtgtgtgttgggtCCCCAGCCACaaacacacgcacatacacacaaagagagagacagacagaaacTTTTCTAGTAATAAACTGAACTATAGGAACAATAAGAGTAAGACCAAGAGTTGGTTTCAGAACTGTAGATCCTGATTACAACACCCCTCCCCCAAGCGCCCTATTCTTGCTCTATTTTATTCTGTCTCCATTATTCCAATTGTTAGTTACCTCAGTCCACTGACAACGAGATCAAATgtgttttctttaaaaggaaGGAATTCTTCATCTGCTACAATGCTGATTCTGGGTATTTCAGATTCTATTGGTTTTTTCTAAATAAAATTAGAATAGAAATAGTTTAGGACCAAGGCTCTTCTACTTTCCACTCTGATGAATTAAACACTATATACTTTCTTACCAAAGCATTTTCGGCAACATCTGCTTGAAAAAGTCTTTCAATAATATCCTGGGGGGAAAAAGATCATGCAATTACCTACAAATGTTTTACTTGTTTTATTTTAGAGATGGAATGGGGATGCTGGCTTGGATGGAAGACAGTAAGAaaagtgtacaattaactcataTTGACAgacctttgttttatttttaaaaatacaggctCACTCTCCATGTCCAAAATGCTTAGGAACAGACGTttttgcatttcagattttttaaaattttggaataCCTCTAACTGCATACACATAGTGAATGGGGAATAGGAGGAAAGAGGGCTAGTCACACATCCAGCACCTGCTGAGTTTTTCCTCTGGAAAATTTCACAGGGAAAAGAGAAGAGGCGGAAGTGTGGAGGGCTCTGCttaaagttaaaggtaaaggtttctcctgacattaagtctagttgtgtccaaatctgggggttggtgctcatctccatttctaaatcgaagagccagtgttgtccgtagacacctccaaggtcatgtggccagcatgactgtatgaagcactgttaccttcccgcctaagcggtgcctattgatctattcacatttgcatgcttttgaactgctagattggcagaagctaggcctaacggAGCTCACCCCGGTCCCCgtatttgaaccgccaacctttcaggtagcgacttcagcagctcagcagtttaacccactgcgctaccaggggctctgCTTACACAAGGTCTATGTAAAAAGCAGGTATCTCAGATATCTTCTCGGTTGTCAGGACACTTTTTGCCTTTCTGGTAAAATAACTGTTTAGCTAGTTCTGCCTGCAATAGAAGCACCAATAAGTCAGGGTTCACCATAATCCTGTCTTATCATAACATTTGAACCAAACTAAAAAGATCAACAGAACTGGCACTGCTGCTATACTATATGGATCTTATGCTTACTTCTACCATACAGCAGTCTGAGCTTGATCTGGACAATTTAAAgtcttaaaaataaagaaacaatacCTTGTTCAAATGTTGAGCTATGTAGCTTCGTCCACAGCCCAGGTCCAAGGCAAGGGGGAAAGTCCTTGAAATGGATAAAATGGATCAGTTAAGAGCTGCTTAGTGTTTTGGGGAAATTCTGCctttttctttattccttcctttctttttgttctgCCTTTCTCCTAAATATACAAATTCCTCTTTTGTATGCACATATTGGGGAGTATGCCACTGAAAGTACTCCCTAGACAGATTAGGCTAGCTCCCACTCTCCAAGTTTTTTGGTcgaagttgaaaacatggctctttaaaCAGGCCGTTGACCTCCATGGTTAAACTTGAGGACTTAGCAATTGCTTCACTCCGGCACTTTGGATTGATATTTGAATTCAGCTGATTTATATCTGCAGGCAGTGCTGCATTCTATGGAATTTTAAATCTTATTTATTATGGATTATGTGCTGTTTTATTTAAAATTACTGTGTAAATTTATAttgccttttttaaaatatgcttatGTATTATGCATTTTATGTGTGCAGCACTTTGGAGTGTTTTTCTGAGCTAACCctattcacctcactttctgtccctatgatcattggattttttgaaaaatgtggcttattatggaaacaaggatggatgataaagctttagttgagacaccttttccccataactcttccaggagtgaatttgctTTCGAGGAGTAGATTTgtctcactttctgttgcctcacccccattcttaactatgagtcatttgtaagatgTTTGTAACTTTATCTGCTGCCACTTTCCTGCACTTGATTTACCATGCAATCCTATGACTGTTTAGTCCAAAATAAGTTCTGCCATCTTCAATTAAACTTATTTTCTAGGATATGTATTTATATTGCCATTTATTAAGTGAGGCTTCGTAATATCTTCCTTAATTCAAAATGCAGAAATGTTCCCTATTACATCTATGAATTTAaattaaggaaacaaataaattAGGTTTCTTTAGATATTCCATTCAGAATTCAGCAGGCAAAACCAGGTAACTTCTAGAAACCATTTGCCTCCATTATACTAGGTTGATAGGAACCCTACCCGATTATGTCAACTACTATTGATAATGCTTATTATAACAATCCTAAAAGTAAAAAACCGGCACCCCATGGAATAGAACAGGCGGAAATCAAATCCATAGTCCCATCCCTTCCATGTATTACAACCTTCAACATTTTGTTCTACAAAattatagtggggggggggggtgtttaatttattcttaaatttaatATATAAGGCTAATCTTTTtataaaaacacatttcatacaaaGTTGATCTACTAATACTTACCTAGCGATATCAAATACACGATCAGCTATCCTGCTACCAACCTGTAATACAATAAAAGTTAATATCCTTGTCCATCATTATGACTTTTGATTTTAGAAAttgcttcatttttaaaagtatattgAAAAATGCAATTCACGTCAGATCACCAATGTGTGATAAGCACATTTAGAGATCTCGCAAACCGAGGAGACATTCAGATCAGGAACCTGGCATGTGGGAAGAACTTAAACATCTTTCCTCCAGAACCACTATAACAGCCATATCCCCAAGGCCAATTTtaggcttttaaaaataacttctcaAAACAAATTGCTTTTCATACTACATTTTTATGGAGCAGTGGGGAAGGGGCACCTTAAAGGAGGTAAATCTTTTTCATTTCTGCCTAAGGAATTCTGAAAAACCTCCTATAAGTTTCAGTACCCCCGTTTTTGTAGGGAATTGCTAACAAATCTTATGCTGGAACTGATGCAGTCTTGTAAAAAATCGTATAAATGCATAAACAGGGCCCTAAAATGTcatggttgaattagtctgcagtgccttgcatgctccttgtccacagctgcatggcatacggtagactcttgtagaggtgagaggatccctcttgagcTTTGCTGAACATGgcatttcttggattttctcagtgagtctgtagatggtttgtaggttgtgtttcctcatcggcTTCCCTATGTGATCAGTGGGTCCCTTGATGTAtgtcaagaacacttttcctctgggtggatctttgtctctaCTGCCATGGcgtgttctcagtcttgcagctcttctgatgtctgaggtggagcatCCATTatcctgtagagcccagtttaggtggttcagttcaccttagaggaggtggggtttgcagattattttgcatggtctgccaaggctttaatggtttttgtttttttttacttgggtgatggttggagtttttatgtacatatctatccgtgtgtgtaggttttctataAACTGTATGGCCCAATTGTTGACCTGGCTTATTGAATTCTAGGACATCTAGGACAtcagtttttcttcattttatttttccatgGTGAAGTGGATGTTTGGATGCTGTTAAAGTGGTCTAGGAACCTGTtcagttcttctcctccatggctccaaatggtgaaggtgtcatccacatatctgaaccatattttgttatttattcattcagtcactgccacctcttcgtgacctcatggaccagcccatgccacagCTCGCTGTCGGGCTGTCGCCACACCCAGTTCCTTcaatgtcaagccagtcacttcaaggataacatccatctgaaccatatagtgggcttttttgttattgtttccagatcttgtttttcaaagtgttccatgtaaaaAATTGcaatgactgggctgagaggacTCCTCATGGTTATTCCAatcaaaaaagcaggggaattccagacaggaaacaaacagggtcagctaacacctcccaaaaaaggtttctcccaggcaggaagccatGAGGCTTTGAATCAGCAAGGCCATTCAAGGCTAATCGtgttggccaattgcaatatccacacttgcctcaagcagataaaagttctttctcccactctggacatttcagatatataaaccccatttgtccAGTTTTCAGTGGacctctcaatctctgaggatatatttatttatattatatttattatatcaggagcaaaccaagggtacagtcgtagtgtatttttaaaaaacccatgaagtttaaaaacttggcaattatattaaatgccctttgaccagtagctggccacttggagtgcctctgctgttgctataaggatgtcctccattgtgcatgtggcagggctcaggctgcattgtaataggtggtctgtggtttgctctactccacactcgcatgtcgtggactccactttgtggccccatttcttaaggtctgcatcttgtggtgccagagctccgCCTGGTCAACAatttccaggttgcccagtcttctctgtACCCAGAAGGgattctctcatttggtatcagccagtgAGGAGCCCcacgatggcacagtgggttgaacccctgtgccggaaggattgaagaccgacaggtcacaggttcgaatctggggagagtgtggatgagctccctctatcagctccagctcctcatgtggggacatgagagaagcctcccactaggatggtaaaacatcaacacatttgggcatcccctgggcaaagtttttgcccaaaagtggcagcctcaaacccagaacatccacccatggctttttttttttgtcatgtcaggagtgacttgagaaactgcaagttgcttctggtgtgagagaagtgaattctctcacaccagaagcaacttgcagtttcagagttgctcctgacacaaaaaaaaaaaaagccatgggtggatgttctgggtttgaggctgccacttttggactctcacttgctgaggtgttccagcgagtatctctgtagatcttaggaagttctttcttgatttaaggcattaacatgctggctgatatccatacagggggtgggctggggatgtcactgcctcggtcctttcattattagctgctacttcccggcagatgtcaggtggtgcaatactggctaagcagtgtaatttctccaatggtgtatactttctgtgataatgtggcaatctctgaggatgtctgccatagttgtgggcgaaacgtcaggagagaatgtttcttgaACATACTCATACGTCCCTCACTTGTTAAAACCCTCTTAcgagatatatcctaccttgttcatgcccacatttggcctggccataggctTTTAAATCCTcgtgtgttattgttatatgcgATTTATATTAACttgcattgcattgtattgttttgtttattgcttttccgttttgatgtgttattgggcttggcctcatgtgagccgctcagagtcccttggggagatggtggcggggtataaataaagtttattattattgtattgttgaaggctttcatgactggaatcactaagttcttgtgggtttttttcgggctatatggccatgttctagaggcatttctcttgacgtttcacctgcatctatggcaagcatcctcagaggtgattattattattaaagtttattattattattattcatttatttcagttttctataccgagcttctcaacctcattgagggactcagcccggtttccagccataaaaaacatatacactcattaaaatatcatataacacaattacaaaaacaactttaaaaacactatatataaaactacagtggtcagtcatcctattaagatggatctacatcaacttccatccagggtcctatggtgttgtctcattcatcgaaggcctgactccacagccacgtctacacccgtttcctaaatgttaggatggatggggcggttctggcctccagagggagagagttccagagtcgtggggccaccaccgagaaggccctgtccctcgtccccaccaggcgcgcttgcgaggccggtgggaccgagagcagggtctctccagatgatcttagtaatcttgatggttcgtaggggagaatacgtttggagaggtaaacagggccggagtcggcACTATTATTAGTGCCTGGAAAACCACTGCAACCAAGTAGTGCGAATAACTCTTGAAGGAGAGGATTTTCCCATCCTAGggatagattcctctcacttgctgttgtctcacccccggatgtgtgtaactcggggactgcctgaacTTTGAGGAGGCCAATGAACGCTGCTGCGAACTGGAGGAGGCGAAGAAGGCCAAGGCGGCCTCCAGTCCCCTTCCACCCCTTGCTTCCTTCCTACCTCTTCGCGCAGGTATTCGCAGTGCTCGGCCTCCGGCTGCGCGGCCGCCCAgttcttctgcttcctcttcaGCCGCCGGTCGAAGGGGCAGAGGGCGCCGGGCCCGGAGGCCAAGAGGCGGGCGAGGCAGAGGCGGCGAGGCCCACGCAGCACCGCTCCAGGCCCCATGGCATCAGGGAAGGCCGCCCGCCGCTTCCCAGCAGCCCCTTCTTCGCATAGTGGAAGTCGCTCCCTTTCCACGCGCCACAGCGACGTCACGCGGGACCAGAAGCGCCTGGGTTTGGGAACACAGCGCGAGCAGAGCAGCTCCCCGACATTCACTTCTGCTTCACTTGGCCGTAGCTCTCGCGGCAGCTTCCGGAAGTGACGTAGTGAGCCGCGCGCCGAAGTTCTTTGAGGAAAAGGTCCAGCGCGTGGAGTTGTCGCCGAGTGAGTGAGAGGGAAAAGGGCACGAGATGCTTGGGTGGCGATTTGGGTTTGGTttggggtgggggatgggggAGGGCTCTCTTGAAGCGaggctttcctttctctcccgctGCCTTTCTCTCTTTGGTTTTGAAGGGACATGGGCTCCCGGTCGTGTGCCCTTCTtgttgccttatttatttatcgtgtcaggagcgaaccaaaacagttgtattgcattacaaataaacaaacgaaacacaaagtttgcagacttggcattctattaaatgtcctttgaccagtatctggccacttggagtgcctctggtgttgctgtaaggaggtcctccattgtcagaggtggccctaggtcattttcaatggtaagcaaacagtatttgcccccccccccccaccaatcactgatatatattttctgttcgtcgtgggagtcttgtgtgccatatttggttcaattccatcattggtggagttcagaatgctctttgattgtaggtgaactatacatcccagtaactacaactcgcatatgtcaaggtctatttttcctcaagcgcgcccctgggcaaaatcaactatactgcaaatgcttactttgcgtaatgggttgagctgcccctgtccattgtgcatgtggctgggctcaagttgcattgcatcaggtggtctgtggtttgctcttctccgcactcgcatgtcgaggattccactttgtagccccatttctcaaggttggctctgcatctcgtggtgccagagcaaagtctgttcaatgccttccaagtcgcccagttttctgtgtgcccaggggggagtctctcatttggtatcagccattggttgaggttctgggtttgagcctgccacttttgcactctcgcttgctgaggtgttccaatgagagtctctgtagatcttagaaaactatttcttgatttaaggcattggcatgggcatccagacgtcccctgggcaacatctttgtagacagctgattctctcacaaccagaagtaacttgcagcaAACAAACCAACCAATGGACCTTTACAGGACTAACTATGACagtaatctcaatcaacatcaaaGGCATGTCACTGCCAAAGAACAGCTGCTTTATGAACTATGCCGAGACAAAAAATGTGacatgctgtgtgtccaagaaacacaagGATTTTGGGCTTCATCAAGaggggtatagtgtctagatcagtggttctcaatctttgggtcccagatgtttttggctttcaactcccagaaatcctaacagctggtaaacagctgagatttctgggagttgaaagccaaaacacctgggaacccacaggtcaagaaccactggTAGTCATGATGAGAGTAGTCATGATGCCtcgctattctgctttggtcagacctcacctggaatactgcccAGTTcagggcaccacagttcaaaagagatattgaccagctggaaggcattgtggtgaaggcaactaaaatgatcaaaggtctgagaCCATgcatccctatgaggagcagcttaaagaactgggtatatttagcttgcagaagtgaagattgagaggagacatgatagccatgtataaatatttgtaaCGATGTCATAACAAAGAGGGAGCAGGGTtgctttctgctgtcctggagactaggactcaaagcaatgggttcaaattagaggaaaggagattccatctgaacaataggaagaacctTTTGACTGTAAGAATTGCTCAACTGtagaactctgccccggagttcggtggaggctccttctttggaagcttttaaacagaggctggatggccatctgttggggatgctttgattgtgcttttcctgcatggcaggtggttggactagatggctcatgtggt is a window encoding:
- the NDUFAF5 gene encoding arginine-hydroxylase NDUFAF5, mitochondrial, encoding MGPGAVLRGPRRLCLARLLASGPGALCPFDRRLKRKQKNWAAAQPEAEHCEYLREEVGSRIADRVFDIARTFPLALDLGCGRSYIAQHLNKDIIERLFQADVAENALKKPIESEIPRISIVADEEFLPFKENTFDLVVSGLSLHWVNDLPKALHEVHRVLKPDGVFVGSMFGGDTLYELRCSLQLAELEREGGFAPHVSPFTAVSDLGHLLGRAGFNTLTVDTDEIQVNYPGMFELMDDLQGMGESNCSWSRKPMLHRATMLAAAAVYREMYGNKDGTVPATFEIYYMIGWKFHESQAKPAQRGSAKMSFGDLKKINEFIPEGGKL